A region of Moorena producens PAL-8-15-08-1 DNA encodes the following proteins:
- the queA gene encoding tRNA preQ1(34) S-adenosylmethionine ribosyltransferase-isomerase QueA: protein MTGIDKQTSKHQIDQLVSSYDYELPQEQIAQTPLSERDGSKLLVVDSPTHHSHHIFRELPELLQPGDLLILNNTRVIPARLYGRKSTGVPVEILLLEERPHQELQEGQHQSWLALVKPGRRLKPGAEIWFTPSSDLGLNDSTVSKHLTTPLPPLKATVLATDEATSGRILQFDFPEGVSWETLLELYGQVPLPPYIQDSQATPDQYQTIYAQKNGAVAAPTAGLHFTNQLMENCRQRGIRLGYITLHVGVGTFRPVEVEDITEHDMHGEWLEVPQSTVEQIQETRATGGRVIAVGTTVVRALEGAVVNGELQPYCGKTNLFIYPGYQWQVVEGLITNFHLPRSSLLMLVSAMVGRERLLTLYQDAIALSYRFYSFGDAMLILPEARDVPREQGIGNRE, encoded by the coding sequence ATGACAGGGATTGACAAACAGACATCCAAGCACCAAATCGACCAATTAGTCTCAAGCTATGACTATGAACTACCCCAAGAGCAAATTGCCCAAACACCCTTGAGCGAGAGGGATGGTTCAAAACTGCTGGTGGTAGATTCACCAACTCACCATAGCCACCACATCTTTAGGGAATTACCTGAGCTATTGCAACCGGGTGACCTATTGATCCTCAATAACACCAGGGTTATCCCCGCTCGACTCTATGGGCGTAAATCAACTGGTGTGCCTGTGGAGATTTTGTTGTTAGAAGAGCGACCACATCAAGAACTACAGGAGGGACAACACCAGAGTTGGCTAGCTTTAGTCAAACCAGGTAGGCGTCTTAAGCCAGGAGCAGAGATTTGGTTTACTCCCTCATCCGACCTTGGGCTCAACGATAGTACCGTATCAAAACACCTAACTACCCCCCTACCTCCTCTTAAAGCAACTGTTCTGGCAACAGATGAAGCGACCAGTGGGCGGATATTGCAGTTTGATTTTCCAGAGGGAGTATCCTGGGAAACCCTGTTGGAGTTGTATGGCCAGGTTCCTCTACCCCCCTATATCCAAGACTCTCAAGCTACCCCAGACCAGTATCAGACCATTTATGCTCAAAAGAATGGTGCTGTTGCTGCTCCCACCGCTGGACTCCATTTCACCAATCAGCTGATGGAAAACTGCCGCCAACGAGGAATTCGGCTAGGGTATATCACCCTACACGTGGGGGTTGGTACATTTCGACCTGTAGAAGTGGAGGATATTACCGAGCACGACATGCACGGAGAGTGGCTAGAAGTCCCCCAATCAACTGTGGAGCAAATTCAGGAAACTAGAGCAACCGGAGGTCGAGTGATTGCTGTAGGCACAACGGTAGTCCGTGCTTTAGAGGGAGCCGTTGTGAATGGGGAATTACAACCCTATTGTGGTAAGACTAACTTATTTATCTACCCAGGCTATCAATGGCAGGTAGTGGAGGGATTGATTACCAATTTCCACTTACCTCGGTCGAGTTTATTAATGTTAGTTAGCGCCATGGTAGGGAGGGAAAGGTTACTGACCTTGTACCAGGATGCGATCGCTCTTAGTTATCGCTTTTATTCCTTTGGTGATGCAATGTTAATTTTGCCAGAAGCTAGAGATGTCCCCAGGGAACAGGGAATAGGGAACAGGGAATAG
- a CDS encoding Uma2 family endonuclease: MSKTMTSAVVPNTPYLPTQYDLPCDDGIPMETERHKLQMQLLIDPLLPWLAQREDGYVGGNMFLHFSEAQLKNQDFRGPDVFVVLGVPKGERLSWVVWEEGKAPDVIIELISDSTAKTDKTTKKLVYQDQVRVPEYFWYDPFNPEDLAGFSLDNGVYQPLSEDEQERLISERLGLALVRWSGFYKDVEATWLRWATLEGIVLPTPEENAAQAQQQAAIAQQQAAIAQERADKLAARLRAMGVNPEEV, from the coding sequence ATGTCTAAAACCATGACCTCTGCTGTTGTGCCTAATACTCCTTATCTGCCAACTCAGTATGATCTTCCCTGTGATGACGGTATTCCGATGGAAACTGAACGACATAAACTCCAGATGCAATTGCTGATTGATCCGTTATTGCCTTGGTTGGCCCAGCGGGAGGATGGCTATGTGGGCGGTAATATGTTTCTTCATTTCAGTGAAGCACAACTTAAAAATCAAGACTTCCGTGGTCCAGATGTCTTTGTAGTGCTTGGAGTTCCCAAAGGCGAACGACTCAGTTGGGTAGTTTGGGAAGAAGGGAAAGCACCTGATGTGATCATTGAATTAATTTCTGACAGTACAGCCAAGACGGATAAAACTACCAAAAAGCTAGTTTATCAAGACCAAGTCAGAGTACCGGAATATTTTTGGTACGACCCGTTTAATCCAGAAGATTTGGCGGGATTTAGCTTAGACAATGGAGTCTATCAACCTTTAAGTGAAGATGAACAGGAGCGACTAATTAGCGAAAGATTAGGGTTAGCCTTAGTGCGTTGGTCAGGCTTTTACAAGGATGTTGAGGCCACTTGGCTGCGTTGGGCTACTTTGGAGGGAATTGTGTTACCTACTCCTGAAGAAAATGCAGCTCAAGCTCAACAACAAGCGGCGATCGCTCAACAACAAGCGGCGATCGCTCAAGAACGGGCTGACAAACTTGCTGCTCGCTTACGAGCCATGGGAGTTAATCCAGAAGAAGTTTGA
- a CDS encoding efflux RND transporter permease subunit has product MSSKLVSSNYKPEALQDKLHHNGHDVPDVNQASGLAKFFFLKTVFGILLIVLLTLGGLMGYQSMVKEADPDVEIPMAIVTTSWPGADPETIETQVTDKIEKELKSLKGLKKVESASFNGFSQISVEFQANANVQESMALLRQKVDDAEPEINSEANQPNIQQISAQDVPIFSIALYGNLDPAVFSRAAEDIQERLEKVSDVREVNVAGQRKEVINVQLIPSRMITLGISPTTVSDRLRVANQDMPWDQIENEQIGAQVRLYGRFRTLEDLRSLPITRLGGSYGRVVRLDEVALVRRDLEREKTRAFISWRGSEFEPTVSMDVVKVPGSDSINVIEKTLEELESLKQDLNVWPFGMDYRITYRQDEQIHDEQNNLISNVIQAVVGVFIILFIALTWREAIIAGLSIPLTFLGAIFLLWLGGYTLNNMILYGMVIALGLLVDVFILMMEGMHDGLFVEGLTFNQAALKTVRTYAAPAFSGQLTTILAMAPLLVISGTMGKFVRLMPITAIICLLLSYAIALLVDIPLSRFVLGNVKGGMQKTRIDKLTEFASEWFKNWSLKFTVRNRAIAGAWIVGTVVLFMTSLVAVAQLPGTLFPDADTRPTSINVELPPTATLAKSQQVADDLGEILRSKDYFESVTKLVGQKSGLVAESGLKPTQDNYLLGFSALFTKKNERDQLSYEYIDDLRTELNQAIRNYPGASLVINVPGTAEGGDPIAIELKGNDMNTLRQISGEVQLALRQIDGTEDVRDGLGDLRNDIKLRPKREAMDFYGITENDLAMQGRYIMTDNEITDSAIRAGKDDLEIRLSTAWPSRNGAVGGPTRRDELRMIQLFSSDHGAISGEAILDVEQSMAPLSITHTDTERTVTVYSKAKGRTPGEILAELQPKLEQMKKTWSPGYDYKFGGQAETESETFGSAINMSYVSIFLVFSVLVLQFGSFSQPFIIMLSIPFALIGTFSGFSLLGIPLSFPAIIGIISLVGIVVNDSIVIVETMNKHRSSGMKVRQAAAHGASDRLRPVLTTSITTMVGLIPLALSDPGWFPLCMAIIFGLCASTLSALLVIPCLYLQLTPNQR; this is encoded by the coding sequence ATGAGTAGTAAGCTGGTTTCATCCAACTATAAACCTGAGGCTTTACAGGATAAATTACATCATAATGGCCATGATGTGCCAGATGTTAACCAAGCCTCAGGTTTAGCTAAATTCTTTTTCCTTAAAACAGTATTTGGTATTCTCTTGATCGTTTTGCTAACCTTGGGTGGATTGATGGGTTATCAGTCCATGGTCAAAGAAGCCGATCCAGATGTGGAAATTCCCATGGCGATAGTGACTACTAGTTGGCCAGGGGCTGACCCAGAAACCATAGAAACTCAAGTCACCGATAAAATTGAAAAAGAACTCAAATCCCTAAAGGGATTGAAGAAAGTTGAGAGTGCTTCTTTCAACGGTTTCTCCCAAATATCAGTGGAATTTCAAGCTAATGCCAATGTTCAGGAGTCGATGGCACTGCTGCGGCAAAAAGTCGATGATGCTGAACCAGAGATTAATTCAGAGGCTAATCAACCAAATATACAGCAAATCTCTGCCCAAGATGTACCAATTTTCTCGATTGCTTTATATGGTAATCTCGATCCGGCGGTGTTCAGTCGGGCGGCGGAAGATATTCAAGAAAGACTCGAAAAAGTCTCGGATGTACGGGAGGTTAATGTAGCAGGACAACGGAAAGAAGTTATCAATGTCCAACTTATCCCCAGCCGCATGATTACTTTGGGGATTTCCCCAACCACAGTAAGTGACCGCCTCAGAGTTGCTAACCAGGATATGCCCTGGGACCAGATTGAAAATGAACAGATTGGGGCTCAGGTACGATTGTACGGTAGGTTTCGTACCTTGGAAGATTTACGTAGCTTGCCTATCACTCGTTTGGGTGGTAGTTATGGTAGGGTAGTGCGCCTAGATGAAGTTGCCTTAGTACGTCGGGATTTGGAAAGGGAAAAGACTCGTGCTTTCATTAGTTGGCGGGGTTCTGAGTTTGAACCTACCGTCAGCATGGATGTAGTGAAAGTACCAGGGTCTGACTCGATTAACGTCATCGAAAAAACCTTAGAAGAACTGGAGTCTCTCAAGCAAGACCTCAATGTCTGGCCTTTTGGGATGGATTATCGGATTACCTACAGGCAGGACGAACAGATTCACGATGAGCAGAATAACCTGATCAGTAATGTGATTCAGGCAGTGGTTGGTGTTTTTATCATCTTGTTCATTGCCCTGACCTGGCGAGAAGCCATAATTGCTGGGTTATCGATTCCTTTAACCTTTCTCGGAGCTATATTTCTGCTCTGGCTTGGTGGGTACACCCTCAACAATATGATCTTATATGGGATGGTCATAGCACTAGGATTGCTGGTGGATGTATTCATCTTAATGATGGAGGGGATGCATGATGGACTGTTTGTGGAAGGGTTAACCTTTAATCAGGCAGCCCTTAAGACTGTGAGAACCTATGCAGCACCAGCCTTTTCCGGTCAGCTAACAACCATTCTAGCTATGGCACCCCTGCTGGTAATTAGTGGCACGATGGGCAAGTTTGTACGCTTGATGCCCATCACAGCAATTATCTGTCTGTTGCTCAGTTATGCGATCGCTTTATTAGTTGATATACCTTTGTCTCGGTTTGTGTTAGGTAATGTCAAAGGCGGGATGCAAAAAACCCGCATTGATAAACTAACCGAATTCGCCTCTGAATGGTTTAAAAACTGGAGTCTCAAGTTTACAGTACGTAACCGAGCAATAGCTGGTGCTTGGATTGTCGGCACTGTAGTTCTTTTTATGACCTCTTTGGTGGCGGTTGCGCAATTACCAGGAACGCTTTTTCCTGATGCTGACACCCGCCCTACCAGTATCAATGTGGAATTACCCCCCACAGCCACCTTGGCAAAGTCTCAACAAGTGGCAGATGATTTAGGAGAAATTTTGCGTTCCAAGGATTATTTTGAAAGTGTCACCAAATTAGTTGGTCAAAAAAGTGGTTTAGTGGCAGAGAGTGGTCTTAAGCCGACACAGGATAACTATTTACTAGGCTTCTCAGCACTATTTACCAAAAAAAACGAGCGCGACCAGTTGTCCTATGAGTATATAGATGACTTGCGAACAGAACTGAATCAGGCCATCCGTAATTATCCTGGAGCATCCCTAGTCATCAATGTTCCTGGTACTGCTGAAGGCGGAGACCCCATTGCCATTGAGCTAAAAGGCAATGACATGAACACACTGCGGCAGATTTCCGGTGAAGTCCAATTAGCACTGCGCCAGATTGATGGGACTGAAGATGTCCGTGATGGCTTGGGAGACTTGCGCAACGATATCAAACTTCGACCCAAACGGGAAGCTATGGATTTTTATGGCATCACTGAAAATGACCTAGCCATGCAGGGACGATACATTATGACCGATAACGAGATTACAGACTCTGCCATTAGAGCAGGAAAAGACGACTTAGAAATTCGCCTGAGTACTGCGTGGCCTTCCCGCAATGGCGCTGTAGGTGGTCCCACTCGTCGTGATGAGTTGAGAATGATTCAACTGTTTTCATCAGACCACGGAGCAATATCGGGAGAGGCGATATTGGATGTTGAGCAGAGTATGGCTCCCCTATCGATTACCCATACAGATACCGAACGCACAGTTACTGTTTATTCTAAAGCTAAAGGTCGCACTCCTGGAGAGATTTTGGCAGAATTACAGCCAAAATTAGAGCAAATGAAGAAAACCTGGTCTCCAGGTTATGATTACAAATTTGGCGGACAGGCTGAAACTGAAAGTGAGACGTTTGGTTCCGCAATTAACATGTCCTATGTATCAATTTTCTTAGTTTTTTCGGTACTGGTGCTGCAATTTGGCTCTTTTAGCCAGCCTTTCATTATTATGCTCTCTATCCCCTTTGCTTTGATTGGCACTTTTAGTGGTTTCTCTTTGCTCGGGATACCCCTTTCGTTTCCTGCCATTATTGGGATTATTTCTCTAGTGGGAATTGTAGTTAATGATTCCATCGTGATCGTAGAAACCATGAACAAGCATCGCTCAAGTGGAATGAAAGTGCGGCAAGCTGCAGCTCATGGTGCTTCTGACCGATTGCGCCCAGTACTCACCACCAGTATTACCACCATGGTTGGTTTGATTCCTTTAGCACTAAGTGATCCCGGTTGGTTTCCGTTGTGTATGGCAATTATCTTCGGTTTATGTGCCTCAACCTTGAGTGCGTTGCTAGTGATTCCTTGTTTGTATTTACAGTTGACGCCAAATCAGAGATAG
- a CDS encoding efflux RND transporter periplasmic adaptor subunit, whose product MKSNPLPQKHLSSPQPIQEDIDQGVQQQQQDRLPELETEAAREATNTPAHPSRKKRPMWPFLLLGIGILALGAIAFKQSQPNPEVSQNTITAVPAEPNRLPVRATPVKIYPLQQLVFGNGFVSAVRGKHLTFQTSGTITYLKKVNGRDLREGDFVKKGELLAKLDDRRLRAELAQAQAQTAEAQTQRVTAKANLSQAQANVEQAKAQVLSNQAQFEVAKNDFDLAISEFKRRLELFDAGVISESDVDVYRNRAEDAQSQVRAAQAQVNAALSNVKAAESQLASAQSQLTATVAQISSAKAGQTRSTISLEDTEIVAPFDGIVAHLNIREGDFWTTQILNSLNTGDYQTVVDSVPIIVNDPSAYEVIVELPTFYGPLVQPGQSAYVVLDQDMSTASSRGMTQQELFRLAKARGAIFSVSPSVNPGERSVNVTIRLYQGSKNVLDGERVSLWIAVAENPTALSVPLNAIVYRDQKPYVFVVNQQENVVKLRPVTAGIRGISMQEITSGVEVGDLVVTEGLNRLVDGTPVEVID is encoded by the coding sequence ATGAAATCAAATCCTTTGCCTCAAAAGCACTTGTCCTCACCTCAACCAATTCAAGAAGACATTGATCAAGGGGTTCAACAGCAACAACAAGACCGATTACCCGAACTAGAAACGGAAGCTGCCAGGGAAGCAACCAATACCCCCGCCCATCCCTCCCGCAAAAAGCGACCGATGTGGCCTTTTCTACTGCTCGGTATCGGTATTCTAGCATTGGGTGCGATCGCTTTCAAACAGTCCCAACCTAATCCCGAGGTATCACAAAACACCATCACAGCAGTCCCAGCTGAACCTAACCGGTTACCTGTACGAGCCACCCCAGTCAAAATTTATCCACTGCAACAGTTAGTCTTTGGCAATGGTTTCGTTTCAGCAGTGCGAGGCAAACACCTGACCTTCCAAACCTCAGGAACTATCACCTATCTCAAAAAAGTTAATGGACGGGATCTGCGAGAGGGAGATTTTGTCAAAAAGGGTGAATTACTAGCAAAATTAGATGACCGCAGACTGCGAGCAGAGCTGGCACAAGCTCAAGCCCAAACGGCTGAAGCTCAGACCCAACGGGTAACAGCAAAAGCCAACTTGTCTCAAGCTCAAGCAAACGTAGAACAAGCCAAAGCACAAGTACTGAGCAACCAAGCCCAGTTTGAAGTAGCAAAAAATGATTTTGATTTAGCGATATCTGAATTCAAACGTCGTCTAGAACTTTTCGATGCCGGTGTGATCTCAGAGAGTGATGTTGATGTCTACAGAAATAGAGCCGAGGATGCTCAATCCCAAGTCAGAGCAGCACAAGCTCAAGTTAATGCTGCCTTGAGCAATGTCAAAGCGGCTGAAAGTCAGTTAGCATCTGCCCAGTCACAATTAACTGCTACTGTTGCCCAGATTTCTTCAGCCAAGGCTGGGCAAACTCGCTCTACCATTAGTTTAGAAGATACGGAGATTGTAGCACCTTTTGATGGAATTGTAGCCCACCTTAATATCCGAGAGGGAGACTTCTGGACAACCCAAATTTTAAACAGTTTAAACACTGGTGATTATCAGACTGTAGTCGATTCAGTGCCTATCATTGTCAATGACCCTAGCGCTTATGAAGTTATTGTCGAACTACCCACCTTTTATGGCCCATTGGTGCAACCGGGTCAATCAGCTTATGTGGTGTTAGATCAAGACATGAGTACTGCCTCTAGTAGAGGCATGACCCAACAGGAATTGTTTCGCCTTGCTAAAGCCCGAGGCGCAATTTTTTCAGTCAGTCCTTCGGTTAACCCTGGTGAGCGTTCTGTAAACGTGACCATCCGCCTGTACCAAGGAAGTAAGAATGTACTGGATGGGGAGCGAGTTTCTCTTTGGATCGCTGTGGCAGAAAACCCCACAGCCCTAAGTGTTCCTCTTAATGCAATTGTCTACCGAGACCAGAAACCCTATGTATTTGTTGTAAATCAACAAGAAAACGTCGTCAAACTGCGTCCGGTAACAGCGGGGATTAGGGGGATTTCTATGCAAGAAATTACAAGTGGTGTTGAAGTTGGCGACTTAGTGGTCACAGAAGGACTAAATCGCTTAGTTGATGGCACACCAGTTGAAGTGATTGACTAG
- a CDS encoding PEP-CTERM sorting domain-containing protein, whose translation MSTRQLFNVLTLCSGTVSLVSAATLLSANPALAIVNGSFETGDFTEWATIGDTSIQTAAFGSGPTDGDFQALLTTGFFGSVPVSDIETFLGLTAGSLATIPNLPNVDTPREGSAIQQTFTAHAGDVLTFDWNFLTEESTSSFDPARFNDFSFVSIAKMVDGLADTNSPLFIDSLTPFFQETGFQSFSYTFETSGTFSLGLGVLDEDDTAVSSGLLIDNVELTPVPEPASILGLLALSALGTGAAFKKKTA comes from the coding sequence ATGTCTACTCGTCAATTGTTCAATGTCTTAACCCTATGCTCAGGTACAGTAAGTTTAGTTAGTGCCGCAACTCTTTTAAGTGCTAACCCAGCTCTGGCAATTGTCAATGGCAGTTTTGAAACTGGTGATTTCACCGAATGGGCAACCATAGGCGACACTAGTATTCAAACAGCCGCGTTTGGAAGTGGTCCAACCGATGGAGACTTCCAAGCTCTACTAACCACTGGTTTTTTTGGCTCAGTTCCTGTCTCAGATATAGAAACATTTCTAGGATTAACAGCTGGAAGCCTAGCTACTATCCCTAATCTTCCCAATGTAGACACTCCCAGAGAGGGTTCTGCAATTCAACAAACTTTCACCGCCCATGCCGGAGATGTTTTGACTTTTGATTGGAACTTTCTCACGGAGGAATCCACATCTTCTTTTGATCCAGCACGTTTTAACGATTTTTCCTTCGTGAGCATAGCTAAAATGGTAGATGGGCTAGCTGACACCAACTCCCCACTATTCATAGACTCTTTGACACCTTTCTTTCAAGAGACTGGCTTTCAGAGTTTTTCGTATACCTTTGAGACCTCCGGAACCTTTAGTTTAGGACTTGGAGTCTTGGACGAGGATGATACTGCTGTTAGCTCTGGACTGCTGATTGACAATGTTGAGCTCACACCTGTTCCGGAACCTGCTTCAATTTTGGGATTACTAGCATTAAGTGCTTTGGGAACAGGTGCAGCTTTCAAAAAAAAGACTGCTTAA